A window of Nicotiana tabacum cultivar K326 chromosome 24, ASM71507v2, whole genome shotgun sequence contains these coding sequences:
- the LOC107775868 gene encoding paired amphipathic helix protein Sin3-like 3 isoform X2, whose translation MSSQLKRPIVVSSPAEPSGQSPMMGGSSANKLTTNDALSYLKAVKEIFQDRRDKYDEFLEVMKDFKAQRIDTSGVIARVKELFKGHQSLIMGFNTFLPKGYEITNPEDEPPVKKPVEFEEAISFVNKIKTRFQGDDFVYKSFLDILNMYRKENKSIAEVYNEVSYLFRGHPDLLEEFTHFLPDAMAAARARQAQTHRAPILRYDAKSSSMTTTRHMHVEKATSHVDRPDPEYEETTMKTERERRDPQYEDRELDRKSVHRDSAVDPFEHSMQDHGFAYCERIKERLQDIGDRNQFFKCLHIYSKEIVTRPQLQSLVSSLLVKHPDLMDGFDEFISHCDRTDGYLAAILSKTRSSWNDEHVPKSDKVEDRDKERDCEWEDRNRVRETRERDRPDRGVAYGSKDLQGQKMSLYPSKDKYAAKPIHELDLSNCESCSPSYRLLPKNYPIPLASQRTEIGADVLNDLWVSVTSGSEDYSFKHMRKNQYEESLFRCEDDRFELDMLLESVNATTRRVEELLNKINDNTIASESHIRIEEHFTALNLRCIERLYGDHGLDVMDVLRKNAPLALPVILTRLKQKQEEWARCRSDFNKVWAEIYAKNYHKSLDHRSFYFKQQDTKSLSTKALLAEIKEISENKCKEDDVLLSVAAGNGQPIIPHLEFEYLDSDIHEDLYQIIKYSCSEVCTREQLDKVMKIWTTFLEPIFGVPRQTQGAVDGGDVKAKNQNAKGNTAIDGERAGTPASDSGMNCRQSSSRNGDEEPPSQHSISSRVRIADGENGFKDDKSPDATGVTLKIVTSRTLLQHGKAAADPNMADAASGLSREAFGADQLVLSNGTVVEESHGRVCRETASGHGAGTSRPSSSSIKCELEIKSSNDSKDGGFVDPKAEGVKVEKCLEESIGKCKLEREEGELTPNGDFEDNFTPSNEGGPNVSHSLKGSSSSKLYQSGHREEVVRGGERGCENDADDEREASAHGTSEDSENASENCDVSGSESANGEGSHEEEREEDGDNDENDNKAESEGEVEGTADVHDAEGDGAVMPFSERLQHTSRPLTKQVPSIFHDREKESRIFYGNDSFYVLFRLHQTLYERLQKAKLHSSSSEHRWRVSNAINPTESYARFMTALYNLLDGSSDNAKFEDDCRAIIGAQSYLLFTLDKLIYKIVKQLQTIATDELESKLLQLYAYETSRKSSTFSDVVYHENVRVLLNEESIYRIACSSTPTSLSIQLMDYVHDKPEMSAVSMDPNFAAYLSNELLSVIPQKKENPGVFLTRNKRKYGVGDETFPGEAMEGIQIINGLECKIACSSSKVSYVLDTEDFLIRSRKRRRTLKDKFSSNGHSKSLNGSSKVKRFRRLLFS comes from the exons ATGAGTTCTCAACTCAAACGCCCCATTGTTGTCTCTTCTCCTGCTGAACC TTCAGGGCAATCCCCAATGATGGGTGGCAGCAGTGCGAATAAGCTAACAACAAACGACGCCCTTTCTTATCTAAAGGCAGTGAAGGAAATCTTTCAGGACAGAAGGGACAAATATGATGAGTTTCTTGAAGTCATGAAAGATTTCAAGGCTCAAAG AATTGACACTTCTGGTGTCATAGCGAGGGTGAAGGAATTATTCAAAGGGCATCAAAGCCTAATTATGGGGTTCAATACATTTTTGCCCAAGGGATATGAGATCACCAATCCCGAGGACGAACCTCCAGTGAAAAAGCCAGTTGAATTTGAAGAAGCAATCAGTTTTGTAAACAAGATAAAG ACTAGATTTCAAGGTGATGATTTCGTATATAAATCATTTCTCGATATTTTAAATATgtatagaaaggaaaacaagtcCATTGCAGAAGTTTATAATGAG GTCTCCTACCTTTTCCGTGGCCATCCTGATTTGCTTGAAGAGTTCACCCATTTTTTACCTGATGCCATGGCCGCAGCCCGAGCTCGTCAGGCTCAAACTCATAGGGCCCCTATCCTGCGTTATGATGCGAAAAGCTCTTCGATGACCACGACAAGGCACATGCACGTCGAGAAG GCTACTTCACATGTCGATCGGCCTGATCCAGAATATGAAGAAACAACGATGAAAACTGAAAGGGAAAGAagggatccacaatatgaggataGAGAGCTGGACAGAAAATCTGTTCATAGAGATTCTGCTGTTGACCCGTTTGAACACA GTATGCAGGACCATGGTTTTGCTTACTGTGAGCGGATTAAAGAAAGATTACAGGATATTGGAGATCGAAATCAGTTTTTTAAGTGCCTTCATATCTATAGCAAGGAAATAGTTACAAGACCACAATTACAATCCCtg GTTAGCAGCTTACTCGTGAAACATCCAGATCTCATGGACGGATTTGATGAATTTATTTCTCATTGTGATAGGACAG ATGGTTATCTTGCTGCTATTCTGAGCAAAACAC GATCCTCATGGAACGATGAACACGTTCCCAAGTCGGATAAAGTAGAAGACAGGGACAAAGAACGAGATTGCGAGTGGGAAGACAGGAATAGAGTCCGCGAAACAAGAGAAAGAGATAGACCTGACAGAGGCGTCGCCTATGGAAGTAAAGATCTACAAGGGCAGAAGATGTCTTTGTACCCAAGCAAGGATAAATACGCAGCAAAGCCTATACATGAACTTGATCTCTCCAACTGTGAAAGTTGCTCACCGAGTTATCGGCTTCTTCCAAAGAAT TATCCAATTCCTTTAGCGAGTCAGCGAACCGAGATTGGTGCTGATGTACTAAATGATCTCTGGGTATCGGTGACATCAGGAAGTGAGGATTACTCTTTTAAACATATGCGCAAAAACCAGTATGAAGAAAGCTTGTTCCGATGTGAAGATGACAG GTTTGAGCTGGACATGCTTTTAGAATCTGTCAATGCGACAACAAGACGTGTTGAAGAATTGCTCAACAAGATCAATGATAATACTATTGCCAGTGAAAGTCATATCCGTATTGAAGAACATTTTACTG CTCTGAATCTAAGGTGCATTGAACGTCTCTACGGTGACCACGGGCTTGATGTTATGGATGTGTTAAGGAAGAATGCACCACTTGCCCTTCCAGTTATACTCACTCGCTTGAAGCAGAAACAAGAGGAGTGGGCAAGGTGTCGTTCTGATTTTAATAAAGTTTGGGCCGAAATTTATGCTAAGAACTATCACAAATCACTGGATCATCGTAGCTTTTATTTCAAGCAGCAGGACACAAAAAGCCTGAGCACAAAAG CACTGCTGGCTGAGATCAAAGAAATCAGTGAAAATAAGTGCAAAGAAGATGATGTGCTTCTCTCTGTTGCTGCTGGAAATGGGCAACCAATTATCCCTCATCTGGAGTTCGAGTATCTTGATTCTGACATCCATGAAGACCTTTATCAAATCATTAAGTATTCATGTAGTGAAGTTTGTACAAGAGAACAGTTGGATAAAGTCATGAAGATTTGGACCACCTTCCTGGAACCAATATTTGGTGTTCCTCGTCAAACTCAGGGTGCAGTGGATGGTGGAGATGTAAAGGCTAAAAATCAAAATGCTAAAGGTAACACAGCAATTGATGGGGAAAGGGCTGGTACCCCTGCTAGTGACTCAGGCATGAATTGCAGACAAAGCAGTTCCAGGAATGGAGATGAAGAGCCTCCATCTCAGCATTCAATTTCTTCCAGAGTTCGGATCGCAGATGGTGAAAATGGGTTTAAGGATGATAAATCTCCTGATGCAACTGGTGTGACGCTGAAAATCGTCACTTCAAGGACCCTCCTTCAGCATGGAAAGGCAGCCGCTGATCCCAACATGGCGGATGCAGCATCTGGTCTCAGCAGAGAGGCTTTTGGTGCTGACCAGCTAGTGCTTTCAAACGGCACGGTTGTGGAGGAAAGCCATGGAAGAGTCTGTAGAGAAACTGCTTCAG GGCATGGTGCAGGTACTTCCAGACCTAGTAGTTCCTCAATCAAATGTGAACTTGAGATTAAATCTTCTAATGACTCAAAG GATGGAGGGTTTGTGGACCCAAAAGCAGAAGGTGTCAAGGTTGAGAAATGTCTTGAAGAATCCATAGGAAAATGTAAACTTGAGAGAGAAGAGGGGGAATTAACTCCAAATGGTGATTTTGAGGATAATTTTACACCATCAAATGAAGGTGGTCCAAATGTATCACATAGTTTAAAGGGAAGTTCAAGTAGTAAGCTGTACCAAAGTGGGCATAGAGAAGAAGTAGTTCGTGGTGGAGAGAGAGGATGTGAGAATGATGCTGATGATGAAAGGGAAGCAAGTGCTCACGGGACATCAGAGGATAGTGAGAATGCTTCTGAAAATTGTGATGTTTCAGGTAGTGAGTCTGCTAATGGAGAAGGTTCTCACGAAGAAGAGCGTGAAGAAGATGGGGACAATGATGAGAATGATAACAAGGCAGAGAGTGAAGGAGAGGTGGAAGGAACTGCTGATGTCCATGATGCTGAAGGAGATGGTGCTGTTATGCCATTTTCAGAACGTCTTCAACATACATCCAGGCCTCTCACTAAGCAAGTTCCTTCTATATTTCATGACAGGGAGAAGGAATCACGTATATTTTATGGAAATGATTCATTTTATGTGCTTTTCAGACTTCACCAG ACGTTGTATGAAAGACTACAGAAAGCAAAATTGCATTCTTCATCATCTGAACACAGATGGAGAGTCTCAAATGCTATAAACCCCACTGAATCATATGCCAG ATTCATGACTGCACTTTATAACCTGCTGGATGGTTCCTCTGACAATGCAAAGTTCGAGGATGACTGCCGAGCTATTATTGGAGCTCAGTCATATCTTCTCTTCACCTTAGACAAACTGATATACAAAATTGTCAAACAG CTACAGACAATTGCAACTGATGAGTTGGAAAGTAAACTTCTCCAACTGTATGCTTATGAAACCTCAAGAAAATCTAGCACATTTTCGGATGTAGTTTACCATGAAAATGTGCGTGTTCTTCTTAATGAAGAGAGCATATACAGAATAGCATGT TCATCTACACCAACAAGTCTATCCATACAACTCATGGACTATGTTCATGATAAGCCTGAGATGTCTGCGGTGTCAATGGACCCGAATTTTGCAGCTTATTTGAGCAATGAACTCCTCTCTGTTATTCCTCAGAAGAAGGAGAACCCTGGGGTGTTCTTGACAAG AAACAAGCGGAAGTATGGAGTTGGAGATGAGACTTTTCCTGGTGAAGCtatggaaggaattcaaattaTTAATGGTCTAGAATGTAAGATAGCATGCAGTTCATCAAAG GTCTCTTACGTTTTAGACACTGAAGATTTCTTGATCCGGTCAAGAAAAAGGCGGAGAACATTGAAGGACAAATTTTCATCCAATGGCCACTCGAAGTCTTTGAATGGTTCTAGTAAAGTAAAACGTTTCCGCAGATTACTCTTCAGTTGA
- the LOC107775868 gene encoding paired amphipathic helix protein Sin3-like 3 isoform X1, whose protein sequence is MSSQLKRPIVVSSPAEPSGQSPMMGGSSANKLTTNDALSYLKAVKEIFQDRRDKYDEFLEVMKDFKAQRIDTSGVIARVKELFKGHQSLIMGFNTFLPKGYEITNPEDEPPVKKPVEFEEAISFVNKIKTRFQGDDFVYKSFLDILNMYRKENKSIAEVYNEVSYLFRGHPDLLEEFTHFLPDAMAAARARQAQTHRAPILRYDAKSSSMTTTRHMHVEKKATSHVDRPDPEYEETTMKTERERRDPQYEDRELDRKSVHRDSAVDPFEHSMQDHGFAYCERIKERLQDIGDRNQFFKCLHIYSKEIVTRPQLQSLVSSLLVKHPDLMDGFDEFISHCDRTDGYLAAILSKTRSSWNDEHVPKSDKVEDRDKERDCEWEDRNRVRETRERDRPDRGVAYGSKDLQGQKMSLYPSKDKYAAKPIHELDLSNCESCSPSYRLLPKNYPIPLASQRTEIGADVLNDLWVSVTSGSEDYSFKHMRKNQYEESLFRCEDDRFELDMLLESVNATTRRVEELLNKINDNTIASESHIRIEEHFTALNLRCIERLYGDHGLDVMDVLRKNAPLALPVILTRLKQKQEEWARCRSDFNKVWAEIYAKNYHKSLDHRSFYFKQQDTKSLSTKALLAEIKEISENKCKEDDVLLSVAAGNGQPIIPHLEFEYLDSDIHEDLYQIIKYSCSEVCTREQLDKVMKIWTTFLEPIFGVPRQTQGAVDGGDVKAKNQNAKGNTAIDGERAGTPASDSGMNCRQSSSRNGDEEPPSQHSISSRVRIADGENGFKDDKSPDATGVTLKIVTSRTLLQHGKAAADPNMADAASGLSREAFGADQLVLSNGTVVEESHGRVCRETASGHGAGTSRPSSSSIKCELEIKSSNDSKDGGFVDPKAEGVKVEKCLEESIGKCKLEREEGELTPNGDFEDNFTPSNEGGPNVSHSLKGSSSSKLYQSGHREEVVRGGERGCENDADDEREASAHGTSEDSENASENCDVSGSESANGEGSHEEEREEDGDNDENDNKAESEGEVEGTADVHDAEGDGAVMPFSERLQHTSRPLTKQVPSIFHDREKESRIFYGNDSFYVLFRLHQTLYERLQKAKLHSSSSEHRWRVSNAINPTESYARFMTALYNLLDGSSDNAKFEDDCRAIIGAQSYLLFTLDKLIYKIVKQLQTIATDELESKLLQLYAYETSRKSSTFSDVVYHENVRVLLNEESIYRIACSSTPTSLSIQLMDYVHDKPEMSAVSMDPNFAAYLSNELLSVIPQKKENPGVFLTRNKRKYGVGDETFPGEAMEGIQIINGLECKIACSSSKVSYVLDTEDFLIRSRKRRRTLKDKFSSNGHSKSLNGSSKVKRFRRLLFS, encoded by the exons ATGAGTTCTCAACTCAAACGCCCCATTGTTGTCTCTTCTCCTGCTGAACC TTCAGGGCAATCCCCAATGATGGGTGGCAGCAGTGCGAATAAGCTAACAACAAACGACGCCCTTTCTTATCTAAAGGCAGTGAAGGAAATCTTTCAGGACAGAAGGGACAAATATGATGAGTTTCTTGAAGTCATGAAAGATTTCAAGGCTCAAAG AATTGACACTTCTGGTGTCATAGCGAGGGTGAAGGAATTATTCAAAGGGCATCAAAGCCTAATTATGGGGTTCAATACATTTTTGCCCAAGGGATATGAGATCACCAATCCCGAGGACGAACCTCCAGTGAAAAAGCCAGTTGAATTTGAAGAAGCAATCAGTTTTGTAAACAAGATAAAG ACTAGATTTCAAGGTGATGATTTCGTATATAAATCATTTCTCGATATTTTAAATATgtatagaaaggaaaacaagtcCATTGCAGAAGTTTATAATGAG GTCTCCTACCTTTTCCGTGGCCATCCTGATTTGCTTGAAGAGTTCACCCATTTTTTACCTGATGCCATGGCCGCAGCCCGAGCTCGTCAGGCTCAAACTCATAGGGCCCCTATCCTGCGTTATGATGCGAAAAGCTCTTCGATGACCACGACAAGGCACATGCACGTCGAGAAG AAGGCTACTTCACATGTCGATCGGCCTGATCCAGAATATGAAGAAACAACGATGAAAACTGAAAGGGAAAGAagggatccacaatatgaggataGAGAGCTGGACAGAAAATCTGTTCATAGAGATTCTGCTGTTGACCCGTTTGAACACA GTATGCAGGACCATGGTTTTGCTTACTGTGAGCGGATTAAAGAAAGATTACAGGATATTGGAGATCGAAATCAGTTTTTTAAGTGCCTTCATATCTATAGCAAGGAAATAGTTACAAGACCACAATTACAATCCCtg GTTAGCAGCTTACTCGTGAAACATCCAGATCTCATGGACGGATTTGATGAATTTATTTCTCATTGTGATAGGACAG ATGGTTATCTTGCTGCTATTCTGAGCAAAACAC GATCCTCATGGAACGATGAACACGTTCCCAAGTCGGATAAAGTAGAAGACAGGGACAAAGAACGAGATTGCGAGTGGGAAGACAGGAATAGAGTCCGCGAAACAAGAGAAAGAGATAGACCTGACAGAGGCGTCGCCTATGGAAGTAAAGATCTACAAGGGCAGAAGATGTCTTTGTACCCAAGCAAGGATAAATACGCAGCAAAGCCTATACATGAACTTGATCTCTCCAACTGTGAAAGTTGCTCACCGAGTTATCGGCTTCTTCCAAAGAAT TATCCAATTCCTTTAGCGAGTCAGCGAACCGAGATTGGTGCTGATGTACTAAATGATCTCTGGGTATCGGTGACATCAGGAAGTGAGGATTACTCTTTTAAACATATGCGCAAAAACCAGTATGAAGAAAGCTTGTTCCGATGTGAAGATGACAG GTTTGAGCTGGACATGCTTTTAGAATCTGTCAATGCGACAACAAGACGTGTTGAAGAATTGCTCAACAAGATCAATGATAATACTATTGCCAGTGAAAGTCATATCCGTATTGAAGAACATTTTACTG CTCTGAATCTAAGGTGCATTGAACGTCTCTACGGTGACCACGGGCTTGATGTTATGGATGTGTTAAGGAAGAATGCACCACTTGCCCTTCCAGTTATACTCACTCGCTTGAAGCAGAAACAAGAGGAGTGGGCAAGGTGTCGTTCTGATTTTAATAAAGTTTGGGCCGAAATTTATGCTAAGAACTATCACAAATCACTGGATCATCGTAGCTTTTATTTCAAGCAGCAGGACACAAAAAGCCTGAGCACAAAAG CACTGCTGGCTGAGATCAAAGAAATCAGTGAAAATAAGTGCAAAGAAGATGATGTGCTTCTCTCTGTTGCTGCTGGAAATGGGCAACCAATTATCCCTCATCTGGAGTTCGAGTATCTTGATTCTGACATCCATGAAGACCTTTATCAAATCATTAAGTATTCATGTAGTGAAGTTTGTACAAGAGAACAGTTGGATAAAGTCATGAAGATTTGGACCACCTTCCTGGAACCAATATTTGGTGTTCCTCGTCAAACTCAGGGTGCAGTGGATGGTGGAGATGTAAAGGCTAAAAATCAAAATGCTAAAGGTAACACAGCAATTGATGGGGAAAGGGCTGGTACCCCTGCTAGTGACTCAGGCATGAATTGCAGACAAAGCAGTTCCAGGAATGGAGATGAAGAGCCTCCATCTCAGCATTCAATTTCTTCCAGAGTTCGGATCGCAGATGGTGAAAATGGGTTTAAGGATGATAAATCTCCTGATGCAACTGGTGTGACGCTGAAAATCGTCACTTCAAGGACCCTCCTTCAGCATGGAAAGGCAGCCGCTGATCCCAACATGGCGGATGCAGCATCTGGTCTCAGCAGAGAGGCTTTTGGTGCTGACCAGCTAGTGCTTTCAAACGGCACGGTTGTGGAGGAAAGCCATGGAAGAGTCTGTAGAGAAACTGCTTCAG GGCATGGTGCAGGTACTTCCAGACCTAGTAGTTCCTCAATCAAATGTGAACTTGAGATTAAATCTTCTAATGACTCAAAG GATGGAGGGTTTGTGGACCCAAAAGCAGAAGGTGTCAAGGTTGAGAAATGTCTTGAAGAATCCATAGGAAAATGTAAACTTGAGAGAGAAGAGGGGGAATTAACTCCAAATGGTGATTTTGAGGATAATTTTACACCATCAAATGAAGGTGGTCCAAATGTATCACATAGTTTAAAGGGAAGTTCAAGTAGTAAGCTGTACCAAAGTGGGCATAGAGAAGAAGTAGTTCGTGGTGGAGAGAGAGGATGTGAGAATGATGCTGATGATGAAAGGGAAGCAAGTGCTCACGGGACATCAGAGGATAGTGAGAATGCTTCTGAAAATTGTGATGTTTCAGGTAGTGAGTCTGCTAATGGAGAAGGTTCTCACGAAGAAGAGCGTGAAGAAGATGGGGACAATGATGAGAATGATAACAAGGCAGAGAGTGAAGGAGAGGTGGAAGGAACTGCTGATGTCCATGATGCTGAAGGAGATGGTGCTGTTATGCCATTTTCAGAACGTCTTCAACATACATCCAGGCCTCTCACTAAGCAAGTTCCTTCTATATTTCATGACAGGGAGAAGGAATCACGTATATTTTATGGAAATGATTCATTTTATGTGCTTTTCAGACTTCACCAG ACGTTGTATGAAAGACTACAGAAAGCAAAATTGCATTCTTCATCATCTGAACACAGATGGAGAGTCTCAAATGCTATAAACCCCACTGAATCATATGCCAG ATTCATGACTGCACTTTATAACCTGCTGGATGGTTCCTCTGACAATGCAAAGTTCGAGGATGACTGCCGAGCTATTATTGGAGCTCAGTCATATCTTCTCTTCACCTTAGACAAACTGATATACAAAATTGTCAAACAG CTACAGACAATTGCAACTGATGAGTTGGAAAGTAAACTTCTCCAACTGTATGCTTATGAAACCTCAAGAAAATCTAGCACATTTTCGGATGTAGTTTACCATGAAAATGTGCGTGTTCTTCTTAATGAAGAGAGCATATACAGAATAGCATGT TCATCTACACCAACAAGTCTATCCATACAACTCATGGACTATGTTCATGATAAGCCTGAGATGTCTGCGGTGTCAATGGACCCGAATTTTGCAGCTTATTTGAGCAATGAACTCCTCTCTGTTATTCCTCAGAAGAAGGAGAACCCTGGGGTGTTCTTGACAAG AAACAAGCGGAAGTATGGAGTTGGAGATGAGACTTTTCCTGGTGAAGCtatggaaggaattcaaattaTTAATGGTCTAGAATGTAAGATAGCATGCAGTTCATCAAAG GTCTCTTACGTTTTAGACACTGAAGATTTCTTGATCCGGTCAAGAAAAAGGCGGAGAACATTGAAGGACAAATTTTCATCCAATGGCCACTCGAAGTCTTTGAATGGTTCTAGTAAAGTAAAACGTTTCCGCAGATTACTCTTCAGTTGA